Genomic segment of Pseudorca crassidens isolate mPseCra1 chromosome 10, mPseCra1.hap1, whole genome shotgun sequence:
ATTAAGCTAGCCATTGATCACCTTtccatgtttctctctctcttgctctctctctctctccctctctccctctccctctctctctctctcttcagctcttcacagaggtcctccgggatCAAGGGGACCAATGATCCCACCACTGCTgagtctcccacctcctccccggGGCAGAGGCCCAATTCGGGGAGGCCTAGGCCCCAGGTCTGGCCCATATGGTCGTGGTTGGTGGGGGGTCAATGCTGAGCCTCCTTTTCCTGGACCAGGCCATGGGGGTCCCTCCAGGGGAGGCTTTCACAAAGAGCAGAGAAATCCTCGAAGGCTCAAAAGCTGGTCTCTTATCAAGAATACCTGCCCACCCAAGGATGGACCCCAGGTTGTGGAAGGTGAGGTCCATTTTTTTATGCCTGCACACATTGAACACCCATCACTCCCAAAGTGACCTCATGTCCAGGATGCCCATGGCTCTTCTTCTTTGGGCTGTCCTTTGTCCTTTTGAAGTAGGAGTAGCCCTGAATGTTTTTCTCCCGGGAGAAAGACTACCATTCCATCATATCTGGAAATGGTAGTGAGTAGGAAATCTCACTGCCTTCTCTATCTCTGCTTTTTGttacatttgtttctttcttactcGCATTTTAAACTGCCCGGTTTTCGCTTGTTCACAGACAAATCTGACCGCCCCGTCTGCcgacactttgccaaaaagggccaCTGTCGAtatgaggacctctgtgccttCTACCACCCTGGCGTAAATGGACCTCCTCTGTGAGACTGTGCCTTCCCATCCAGACTGGAAGGAGCCCTCTGACTTGGCGGCCATATATTCCCTGTGGCCCTGTGATGGCTACCGCGAGGCCATTCACCTGCCACCCTCAGTCAGTGATGCCCAGCTCCATCACCACCTCCCCCACTCGGGGTCCAGAGCTGTGTTCCGTGACTGGTGCACGGTGTGCACTCTTCCTTCTGATGCAGCCTCCAGAGACTCGTCTCCGGGACCCCATCTTTGCTCCATTCAACTGCCTCCTGGATCCTCTTCCCCCTCGCCAGCTGACTGCAGAACAGGAAACCTCTTTGGTGCTGTTTCTTGTGCATCTGTCCACCCAGCCCCAGGTAGCGCCCTGGATTCCTGAGAGCCCTGGAGCAGTTTCCTACCATTCCCTTCTCGCTGCTTGTTTTAAGTCCTTTTTATGTGACACCCCCTTCCCCCAGTGTTGTCAGCTGCTCTGTGACACTCACCAGCTTGTCTGACCTGGGGTCAAGTTGGGATGACTGGTGCAGAGTCACTCCTGAGAGGCCACGTTCCCTGCTTTTGGATTTTGTAGTTTCTGCATCAGTAGCATGATCTCTACCGCTATGGTCTGTGATCACTGTGCTTTGTGAGACTGTGCATCCCCTCATAGCCTTTCTCAGTGTCCATGGCATTTTTGTGACTTCCCAACGCTAGAGTGAGTTTTTCTGCCAAAATGCGTGGGGCCGTTGGTGGCCTCTAGACTTTCCCCACCTCCCGACGTGGGAGAACTGTGAAACTTCCACAAGGCTGCCTGCCTGGTCCTCCCCATTCTCCCGGTATCAGTTTCTCTGGGTTTGACACAGGCCCGAGAGATGTCCTCTACCCTATCTCCTCTCCAGCCCGTTTTAGTTAGACTATGTCATTGTGAGGCCACCAGCCCTTTCGTTTGAATTCTGTGAATCTCCACCTGGTCTAACTGTGGGTGGAACTTGGACAGTACTGTCGCCCTCTTCCAACCTTCTTCCCCTGCATCCCTGGCACTGGTTGTTTTCTGTGAAAACGGCAGTGAACAGGTTCAGTTTTGAACTGGCCCTGGGGAAATGGGTCAGGAGTTGTGTGGGCAAGAGGGAGGGATGAGAGCCGTTGGAGAActgagaatgaattttttttttctttctaacatgTTTTTATATTAGTAATAAATGCAGCGGAAACAAGCATTTTCTTTAATCCCTGTGTTCCAGTCATCTCAGGAGGTGCAGGTGAGGCTGTTCTTCTTGGAGTCAGTTTATTCTTCATTTAGTTCATACGCAGTGTTGCTGGAAGTTTCTTCCAGTCTGAGGAAACCAGTGGCGTCCCATTAACCCATGGGAATCAACCCGACCAGGTTGCGTTTTGTTCAAGGGTAAAGTTTTgtttagaaaaaggaaaggccGGGTATCCATGgagtaatttttaaacattttacctGCATTTATGGTTTGAGGTTTATTGAGTGGTAATGACAAAGCAATCTTTCAACAAATATCTCTAGCGTGCGTGTGGGCCAGGCAATGTACTAGATGCTAGAGAAAATGGAGAGCTGAAATCAATGAATTTAAAATCTACAAGAGGAGACACGTTAGTGAAGAAGTCACCAGTATGCGTGAAGTACCTGTCAGAAGTGCTATGAAGAAGTgagacggggacttccctggtggcacagaggttaagaatccacctgccaatgcaggggacacgggttcgagctctggtccgtgaagatcccatatgctgcagagcaactaagcctgtgcgccacaaatactgagcctgcactctagagcccgcgagccacaactactgagcccacgtgccacaactagcgagcctgcgcgcctagagcctgtgccctgaaacaagagaagccaccacagtgagaagccccagctcgcagcaactagagaaagcctgcgcgcagcaacagagacccaatgcagccaaagataaataaaaaataaatacatttatattttaaaaaaaaaggcgtGGTGGGGGAGCATGTAATAAACGGAGTCTGGGGAGATGGCAGGTGAGACAAGCTCTGAGCACAAGCAGgaggtgaggtgggagagcagagtccaGGCAAAGGTGTTGCTAGGAGGAGATGGGAAgagtgagaggagaggagaaggaaaaggagctaGACGACTCAGGGCCTTGCAGAACATGAGGATTTGGGTCTTAAGACAGAAGCCTTTGAAGAATTTTAGGCAGGTGGGTATCATAGATTAGATAGGTTTTTCAAAGAGATGACCTCTGTATGGAGCTGGCCAGGCTTGGAAGTGGCATTAGCAAGTTACTTGAGCAGTCCGAGGGAGTTGGTGGTGGTATAGACTTGGGTAGCGGAGTGGAAGAAACGTGAACATTTGGAAATAGACCAAAATGGAAGTATTTTAGGTTTCCCAGGGTCAGGTCGTTCTGGCTCACATAACCAAGTGCTGTTTGAAAAggtattagaagaaaacaggcagaatGCCACTAATTCGCTTTTGGAATGGTTGCATCTTTTAAGACatccaaggagagagagaaagtaagtaGCTGGATATACAGATTTGGTACTCAGATTAAAACTAGAGACATAAATCTGAGTTACTTGCATATAGGTAGTGGTTGAAGCTATGAGCATGGACACATTCCTTCACTCTAAATATTAAGCACCTATTATGACCCAGTTATGAGTTTTAAGTTCAGTTGTAACAAACCAAAATTAGTCTTAAAGcaagatagaagtttatttctctcacaAGTCAAGAAGTGTAGTACAAGGCATGTGTGACAATCATGCCACCACAAGGTCCTCAGGTGTTCAGAACCCCTGCTCCCCCCTAGCTCTCAGCTCCATGATTCTTGGGGCCAGACCCTCCTATTCACAGTCTGCAGTGAAACTCTAGCTCACTTATCCATGCTCCAAGCCTCAGGACGGAGGAAGCGCAGAGGAAATTACCTCCAAGCTAACATACCCTCTTTAACTTACACATCACTGGCCATAACTTAGTCCTGTGGCCAATCCTTGGCCCCAGTGAGGCTTGAAAAGTACTCTTTATTCAGGCAGCCACGTACTAAGCAAACTCTTGGCCCTTCAGCAGGTAAAAACATTAGAGGAGGATGAACATCCTCTACCAGTGCCTCCCTGCTAGAATTTGGACATGAAGTAGAGAATAAGACAGTCAAGTGTCAGTGCCCTCCAGCCAAAGACCACACAGGAACCACCTCTAGTTAAACAAAGTTGGGTTTATCACCTGCAGAGATCTCACTAGGAGAGGGTTAGGAGTGATTAGGATTTGTGTTTGTGTTAGGGTTTAGTGTTGTGATTTGGGGGAAGATTCAAGGAAGTGGGGAATCTAGATTGAGTGCTCCCAGGAAGTGGGAGCAATTGTatcatttcacattttaatacagtcatccctcggcATCTatggggaattggttccaggaccccctcatgtgccaaaatccaaggatgctcaagtcccttgtatacGATGGCATAATATCTGCGTATAACCTGCACACATCCTCTCCTATACTTTGTCATCTCTAGATGACTTATAATACTGAATGCAATGTGAGTGCCatgtaaatagttataaatacaatgtaaatgctatgtaagtagtaGCTGGTATGCAGCAAATTTAGATTTGCTTTTCGGAATttcctggaatttcttttttcccctaatatttTGATActaggttggttgaatccgaatatgtggaacccacagataaCAGAGTCTCCTCTCGGGGGAGAAATGAAACATGGCTGAAGCTGTAACTGGCAAAAAAGCAGCCACTACTCATTTTAGCTGAGAGGGACCTGTTCAGAATTTATGGTTTGCATAGTAACCTTGTTTTGTCTGCACTTACACAAGATTATAGACTCTGTCTTACTTCATCACAGTCACAGATTGGCCTTGTCTGGCATGGGTGTTCTGAGGTTATGTTCAATGTGAGAACACCATGGCCTAGATGTGAGGGCCAGCCCAGCTCTTAAAAACACAAaggccggacttccctggtggcgcagtggttgagaatctgcctgctaatgcaggggacacgggttcaatccctggtccgggaagatcccacatgccgcagagcaactaagcccgtgcgcctagagcccacatgctctgcaacaagggaagccactgcgatgagaagcccgcacaccgaaacaacgacccaacacagccaaaagtaaaaacaaatttattttaaacaaaaaagtcaGGAAGTTCCAATGAATCCAAGAGTCACACACAAAAGAAGTGACCCAAATATTGACTGTGGTGGTGATTTAACCGGTGTGtacatgtcaaaacttatcaaagtgTACACTTTGCAGTTTATTGGCTGTCTACTGTATACGCAGTTTATGGTAACTCAATTACACCTCAGAAAAGctgttaccaaaaaagaaaaaaaaaacggtgaACTGAAGCTCCACCGCACCGTGATTTCTATTTGTTAGGCTAGAGTTCCTCCTCGTTTACACCTCTACACCTCGGGATTTTGTGACACATCTCAACACTTGACCGACAAGGCCTCTTCCTGAGTCGGTGGACTGCGCCCTCCTGCTCCTAACCAGACGTTACGGGGCTGGTACAAGGTTGcattcagtttcttaaaaaaagcaaagagaaaacatgACTTTACTCTTTCATACTAGTCGGAAATTATGTTCAGTCCTTAGTCACGCGGCGCCCCGGAGTCACTGCATTGCGGTTCCCCAACCGTCATAAACTTGCTGTCGCGACCCGAGTGGGCGAACCCCCGCCGCAAGCTCTCCCCGGAGATGATGGCGCGGCGCTCGTGGGCCGTCCGGGGGCGGGGTCGACAGCGCAGACGTAGAGAGCCCGCCTCGTTCCGGGCCCCAAGCTGCCGGAACCGGAAATAGCGCCCGGCGCCGACAAGACTGCAGTAACTGCCGTCGCGATGCCGAAGGGACCCAAGCAGCAGCCGCTAGAGCCCGAGTGGATCGGGGACGGAGAGACCACGAGCCCCACAGGTGAGGCTGgtaggcagggagggaaggagataggcaagagaagaagagagagacgTGTGTGCGTGTCTTAGGAGAGAGTCACGGGGCGCGAGACTGACCGGGCCGTGCGAGGGCTACTGCGCATGCGTTCAGTGGGGCCGGGAAGAGTTTGCCCTGGCAGGAGGGCTTTTGGGGTGCCGGCGAAAGTAGAGGTGCCGGGGTGTCACGCAGGAACTTCAGTAAGACTGGGAAAGAGACGAGGAAGAGCGTATGGTACcgagggagagatggggagaacTGAGAAAGTCCTGATTTCTTCTCATTTGGACATCTTCCCCACCACACGGTATTCCACATCCGGcacttacatatttatataagttGTGCCTCGacctcctgtctctccctccctctctctctctctctctctctctctctctctctcgtgcgcgcgcgcacacaaacacatacacattctCACACTCACCCGTGGAAACCATCATCCCACCTGCTTCTTAAGAAAGGATGACTCCTTGCGCTCTTTCGTAAGACACCTTTCTGACTCAGCTGGAGCAAGAGCATAGACACTGGGTGTTGGAATGGAGGATTAAGGTTTACTTAAAAGCAGCGGATGTTTATGGAGCACCTGTTTTTAATTATGCAGTGTAAGTGCTGTGctttggggaggggagaaaaaaatacgAAGACATCCTACCAGGCTTGAAGGTACTTCAAGAGGGagataaaaatgaatacaaataattATAGTAGGTATACAGTGACTAATTTTACAGGCATTTATTGGATGCCTACTTTGTACCTGGTGCTGTGCAGAAGAACTGGAGGTGTAGGGATGAAAGATAAGCCTTGCCTATCGAGAAGGGGCAAGTCTAGTGGTGGGGACAGAGCATTAATCAGACAGAGGCTGACAGAGTGTGATGAATGTGTTGAGAATGCTATGGGACTAGAAAAGAGAGGGGCAACATCTATCAGATAGGGCGGGAGTGTCAGCAAAGCCTCCCAGGAATATGTGATAGCCGAGTTCGTTCTTGAAGGATCAGTGTGAGTTAGCAAGGGGAAGAACATCCTAAGCAAGCAGAGGGCGCAGTTAGTGCAGAGGTAGAGGTGTCGTTGAGCCTGGCTGGTTCCCAGTATTGTGTGACTAGTGTGATGGGGTTGGAAAGACGTGTGGGAGACAGATAATGAAAGGTGTTATACACTACTCCAAGGAACTTAGTCCTAAAAACATTAAGAAGGAGGACCCATTGAAGTGCATAAGGAatggttggagggagggagaccattTAGGAGGCTCTGGTAATGAGCCAGGTGAGAAGTGGTAAGAGAGTAAGCCAGGGCATTGACTGGAACTGGGAACCAGCTAAATCAAGGGAGAAGAATTAAGGCTGACACTCACTTGAATACTGCAGTGGTTAGCAGGCTATTTATTGAAAGCAGTAGTGGGCTGTAGAGTGGGGAGCGGGAAGAGGTAAGGTCAGCTTTTGAATGCTGAGTTGGAGATTTCTGGGGAATTTTAAGAGGAGATGGCAAGGAGAGAGTTTGTTCGGTGGCTGTGGAGAGAGCTCTGGACTAGGAGTAAAGACGCAGGTGAGTGTAGTTGTACGGAGCATCCCCTAGAGAGTGTATGCAGATTGAAGCGAAAAGACGTAGGAGGTGGGA
This window contains:
- the PRR3 gene encoding proline-rich protein 3 isoform X1; amino-acid sequence: MPKRKKQNHQQQQPQQQPPLPEREETGDEEDGSPIGPPSLLGPPPMANGKPGDPKSALHRGPPGSRGPMIPPLLSLPPPPRGRGPIRGGLGPRSGPYGRGWWGVNAEPPFPGPGHGGPSRGGFHKEQRNPRRLKSWSLIKNTCPPKDGPQVVEDKSDRPVCRHFAKKGHCRYEDLCAFYHPGVNGPPL
- the PRR3 gene encoding proline-rich protein 3 isoform X2, producing the protein MPKRKKQNHQQQQPQQQPPLPEREETGDEEDGSPIALHRGPPGSRGPMIPPLLSLPPPPRGRGPIRGGLGPRSGPYGRGWWGVNAEPPFPGPGHGGPSRGGFHKEQRNPRRLKSWSLIKNTCPPKDGPQVVEDKSDRPVCRHFAKKGHCRYEDLCAFYHPGVNGPPL